The genomic interval TCGGGCTCGTCACCCTCTCCTGAGGCGTCGAGCCACGCCGGCGAGGCCGGTCAGGCGATGACGGTGCCGACGGCGGCGACCACGGCATCGAGCGGCTGACCGGAGGCGTCGCGCTTCGCGCCGACATCCGGCAGCTGGCGCACGGAGCCGTCCGCCCCCAGCGCCCGCGGGTGCACACCCACCCACGCCAGCGTCAGCGCGTCCTCGCCCTTCAGGAACCGCTGCGCGCGCACGCCGCCGGTGGCACGGCCCTTCGCGGGGAACTCGTCGAACGCCGACACCTTCGCGCTGCCGGCGTCGGTGCCCGCGATCGCCTGCGTCGACCCCGCGATCGTGACGACGACGGCATCCGCCTCGGCCGGCACCGCGGTGAAGGCGATCGCCTCAGTGCCCGGCGCGAGGCGGATGCCGGCCATGCCGCCGGCCGCGCGCCCCTGCGGCCGGACGCTCGCGGCGTCGAAGCGGAGCAGCTGTGCGTCGGCGGCGACGAAGACGAGCTCGACGCCGTCTGGAGCGAGCGCCGCACCCACGACGCGGTCGCCGGGCTTCAGGGCGACGATCTCGACGTCGTGCTTGCCGGGGGGCAGCTCCGAGGTGGCGACGCGCTTGACGACGCCCTGCGCCGTCCCCAGCGCCACGATGTGGTCGCCGAGGGGCACGATGGCGACGACGTGCTCGCCTCCGCTCAAGCCCAGGTACTGGTCGGCACGGATCCCCGCCGCGAGCTGCACCGCATTGGCGGGAACAGACGGCAGATCGACGGGAGAGAAGCGGACGAGGCGTCCCGCGGTCGTGATCGCGCCCACGTCACCGCGCGTCGTGGCGTCGACCGCGCCGCGGATGCCGTCGTGCTTCGCGCGTCGCGTCGGCGCGACGACGCCGCCCTCGTCGGAGAGCTCGGCGCGCACCATGCGGCCCGTGGCCGAGAGGAACACCCGGCACGGCGCATCCGCGATCTGCAGGTCGGCCGGGGAGGCGCTGCGCGACCGGGGCGCCACGGGGCCGCCGTTGAGCAGCAGGGTGCGGCGAGGCGTGCCGAAGGTCTCCGCGGCGGCATCCAGTTCGCGCGCCACCTGAGCACGCAGCAGCACTTCGCTGCCGAGCAGCTCCTCGAGGTGCGCGATCTCCGCCTTCAGGGTGTCGCGCTCGGACTCCAGCTCGATCCGCGAGAAGCGCGTGAGGCGCCGCAGCCGCAGCTCGAGGATGTACTCCGCCTGCGCCTCCGAGAGGTCGAAGACGCTCATCAGCTTCGTGCGCGCCTGCTCGGTGTCGTCCGAGCCGCGGATGACCTGGATCACCTCGTCGATGTCGAGGATCGCGATGAGGAGGCCCTCGACGAGGTGCAGCCGTTCCTGCTTGCGCGCCAGGCGATAGCGGCTGCGCCGCGTCACGACCTGGATGCGGTGGTCGAGATAGACGCGCAGCAGCGGCTTCAGCCCCAGCGTCTGCGGCTGACCGTCCACGAGCGCGACGTTGTTGATGCCGAAGGAGTCCTCCAGCGGCGTCAGCCGATACAGCTGCTCGAGGACGGCGGCCGGGTCGAACCCCGTCTTGATGCCGATCACGAGTCGCAGACCGTGGTTGCGGTCGGTCAGGTCGTTGACGTCCGCGATGCCGGTGAGCTTCTTCGAGCTCACCGCATCCTTGATCTTCTCGATGACCCGCTCCGCGCCCACCATGTACGGCAGCTCCGTCACGACGAGGCCGGTGCGGCGCGGGCCGAGCGATTCGATCGCCACCTTGGCGCGGGTGCGGAACGTGCCGCGACCGGTCTCGTACGCGTCGGCGATGCCGTCGAGACCCACGATGATGCCACCGCCGGGGAGGTCGGGGCCGGGGACGAACTCCATCAGCTCCCGCGTCGTGGCGTCGGGGTTCTCCAGCAGGTGCACCGCCGCCGCGACGACCTCGATGAGGTTGTGCGGAGCCATGTTCGTCGCCATGCCGACCGCGATGCCGGAGGCGCCGTTGACCAGCAGGTTCGGGAAGGCGGCCGGCAGCACCTCGGGCTGCATGAACTGGCCGTCGTAATTCGGGATGAAGTCGACGACGTCCTCGTCGAGGTTCTCGGTGAGGGCGAGGGCAGCCGGCGCGAGGCGCGCCTCGGTGTACCGGGCGGCGGCGGGGCCGTCATCGAGCGAGCCGAAGTTGCCGTGCCCGTCGACGAGGGGCACACGCAGCGCCCACGGCTGCGCCAGCCGCACGAGGGCGTCGTAGATGGCGGAGTCGCCGTGCGGGTGCAGCTTTCCCATCACCTCGCCGACGACGCGGGCGCTCTTGACGTGTCCGCGGTCGGGCCGCAGTCCCATGTCGGCCATCTGGTACAGGATGCGCCGCTGCACTGGCTTGAGCCCGTCACGGGCGTCGGGGAGGGCGCGCGAGTAGATGACCGAGTATGCGTACTCCAGGAACGAGTCCTGCATCTCCGCCGAGACGTCGACGTCCTCGATGCGGCCGTGATCCTCGGGGATGGGCGAGGTACGCGAAGCTGCCATGGATCTGCGTGGCTCCCTGTGGTCGGGCGGGTGCCGTAACGGCGACGGGAAAGGGCCTCGTCCGCCGTGTGCGAGACTGGCCCCGATGTCCCTCAGCCTACCCGTGGACCCTCCTTCGGCCCGGAGCCTCACCGGTGTCGTGCCGCAACTGATCGACGCGCTGACGGGCCGCCCCGGCTGGTTTCCCGTCGCGCGGTCGGCGATCGTCGTGCTGGTGGACGGCCTCGGCCGCGGCAACCTCACGGCGCGCTCCGGCCACGCGCGGTTCCTCACGTCGCGGATGGGAAAGAAGGATGCCGCCCGCACCACGTTCCCCGCGACCACGGCGACGGCGCTCACGAGCCTGCTCACCGGCACCGACGCCGGCGTCCACGGCATCGTGGGATACCGTGCGCGGGTGCCGGGTACGCGGACCGCGCCCAACCAGTTGAAGGGCTGGGAGACCGACGGCCTGGATCCGTTGACCTGGCAGCGCGCGCAGCCGCTGCTGGAACGGGAGTCCGCGGCCGGTCGCCGTTGCTTCGTGGTCTCCAAGGCGAGCTACGCGGGGACGGGATTCACCCGTGCCATCCAGCGCGGCGCCGAGTTCGTTCCCGGGGGATCGCCTCGCGAGCGCCTGGAGATCGCCGCGGACCTCGCGTCGCGGCATCCCGGGTCCCTCGTCTACGTCTACCTCCCCGAATTGGACACGATCGGACACGCGCGCGGCTGGGAGTCCGACGGCTGGATCGCCGCGCTCGAAGGGCTCGATGCCGCGCTGTCGTCGTTCGAAGACCAGCTGGATTCCGGCACCGGCGCCGTCGTCACCGCCGATCACGGCATGATCGACGTCCCGTCCCACAGCCAGGTGCTGCTGCGGGACGGCGACGACCTGTTGCGCGACGTCGAGCTCGTCGCCGGCGAGCCGCGGCTGCTGCAGCTGTACGTCCGCGACGGTGCGACCCGCGACGTGGCCGCACGGTGGCACGCGTCGGAGGACGGTCGTTCCTGGGTGCTGACGCGCGACGAGGCGATCGCGGCCGGCCTGTACGGATCGACGGTGGATGCCGAGGTGATCCCGCGGATCGGCGATGTGCTCGTGGCCGCGCGCGGAGTCGTCGCGTACTACGACGATCGTCTCGCCGACAAGAAGCCGCAGCGCATGATCGGCCAGCACGGCTCGCTCACCGATCAGGAGCGGATCGTGCCCCTCATCCGACTCGGCGCGTTCGCAGGAGGCTAGCCGCGTTTCGTCTCGCTCGTTCCTCGCTCGCTCAACGACCGGGGGTCACAGGCTCAGGAACCATCCTCGGTGCGGGCGCCGAAGACGATCTCGTCCCAGGAGGGCATGGAGGTGCGTCCCTTGCGCCGCGAGGCCTCGCTGATGACGGTGTCCTCCAGCGGCTCTTCGTCCGCCTCTCCGTCGGCGGGAGCTTCGTCGTACCCCGGCTCGAGGGCATCGAACAGCGCCACGGGGGAGTGCGGACGGTCGTCGGCCTCTTCGGCGGGCATCGGCTCGCGCTGACCGCGGCGGCGGCGCAGGGCCTCCAGCAGGTCGGCGGTCTCGGCGGAGGTGACCGCGTGGTCCGGCGCGCGCTTGATCGCGGCATCCTGCACCGCCGCCGTGACCGGCGCGCGCATCTCGGGACGAACGATGTCGGCCTCGGGAGCGCCCGCCTCGGTCTCGACGTCAAGGCGGCGAGGTCCGAAGGCTCCGGAGTCGAAGCGCGACGAATCCTTCAGCGGCGAGGCGTCGAGGGCACGCAGGCGGGGGATGAGCCCCTCGGGCAACGACCCCTGACGAGAGAGCTGGGTGGCGTCCGCGTTCTGCGGCGCAAGGCTGCTGCGCCGCGGGTCGAAGCTCCAGCGCGCGTCGTGGTCCACGTCGTTCGCGGTGAACTCCAGCTTGACGACCCAGCCGGACTCCTCTTTCCAGCTCGTCCAGCGTTCGCCCACGGCGCCCGCTTCGGCGAGCTTGGCTCGCACCGCGACGCCGAACGTCGGCTGGGCGTCGCCGTCGATCTCCCCGGCGACGAGCACCGGCACGGCAAGGGCCTGACCGACGATGTGCTCGCGCTCGGCGAGGACGGGGCGCTCGAACCGCTGCACGTCTTCGAGGCGCGCACCGAGCAGCTCGGCCACCTCCTCGGCGGACAGCCCGGACCGGATGTGCGCCTGGATGTCGCGGGGGCTCGGGCGTGCACCGCGCGGCTCGCTGTCGCGCTCGACCCGACGCAGCTGCGAGCGCAGCGTCTCGTCGACGGCGAGAGCGAAGCGGTCGCCCGATTCGGTCGCGAGGACGAGGACTCCCTCCTCGATCCCGATGACTCTGAGCTGCTCCATGCGAATCACGCCTCCAGTTCCCTGCGTGGGCACCATTCGATCGCCCCCATGCTGACACAGCAGATCCCCGGCATCCGGGAATACCGCGGGCGCGCCGTGAGTTTCAGGCGACGCACCCGCCACAAGCGGGCATCACCGCGACGATCATTTGCGAAATGCAGAACCGTCGTGCAAACTATCGCCGCCCGCAGGACGCACCTCGCGTTCGGATCGACGAGCCGGCACTGGCACAACCTGGAAGTTGAGAGCATGGCGACCGACTACGACGCCCCCCGCAAGACCGACGACGACAGCGAGTCGATCGAGGCCCTGAAGGAGCGCGTCCCCGACAAGCTCTCGGCGTCGGTGGACGTCGAGGACGCGGACAACCCCTCCGGCTTCGAGCTGCCGGGTGCCGACCTGTCCGACCTGGAGCTCGACGTCGTGGTGCTCCCGCCGCAGGAGGACGAGTTCACCTGCATCGAGTGCTTCCTGGTGAAGCACCGCACCCAGATCGACCACGAGACCGCCGCGGGCGCCGTCTGCGTGGAGTGCGCCTGATCCGCTGACCGCCACCCTCTGACGCCGGCCCTCGTGGCCGGCGTCAGTCGTGTCAGCGTCGACCGGCGTCGCGCTGCGCGCGCTGGATCGCCGCGATCACGCGATCGGGGGTGCGCGTCGAGAACACCCACTCGGTCACCGGGTCGCCGGGATCGGTGACCGGCACGCGCACGACGGGGTCGATACCGCCCCGCAGCAGATGCCATGCGGTGCGCGACAGCTCCGGCCCGCGCGCCGCCCGCGCCTGCTCGGCCGCGAGGCCCACCGGCTCTCCCAGCTCGCTCACCGGGATGTGCGCCCGCCCGACCCGCAACTCCCCTCCGACGACGCTCACGACGGGCGATGCCCGCACGAGCAGCGTCACGATCAGTGCCGCCGCGGCCAGGCCCGCCAGCAGCGCGACGGTCGCGTCGAGGGGGACGAACACGAGCGCGACCATCGGGGCGATCACGGCGGCGCTCAGCAGCGTCCACAGCGAAGGGCTCAGGCGTTCCCGATAGTGGACGGCGGGGGAGGCGGCTGCGGTGGCGATGTGCATTACCCTCGTGGAGTGATCGAATCCGTGGACGTACCCATTATCGCGTCGCAGGTTCCCGAGTACGCCCACCCGGGCGATGCGGGCGCGGATCTGGTCTCGGCAGAAGCACTGCGGCTCGAACCCGGTGAGCGGGCTCTCGTCGGCACCGGGGTGCGCATCGCGCTGCCGGACGGGTACGCGGCCTTCGTCGTCCCGCGCAGCGGCCTCGCGGCCAAGCACGGCATCACGATCGTCAACGCGCCCGGCACCGTCGATGCCGGCTACCGCGGCGAGATCAAGGTCGCGCTGCTGAACACCGACGCCCGCGCGGCCTACGACATCGCCGTCGGCGACCGCATCGCACAGATGATCGTCATGCCGGTCCCGCGAGCACGGTTCCTCCCGGTCGAGGTCCTGCCTGAATCGCCGCGCGGCGAGGGCGGGTTCGGGTCCACCGGCCACCAGACAGGAGTCACCTCATGAGCGACGACGTCACCCCCGTCGGCTTCGGCGACCGCGCTTCGACGGGTCCGTTCGACGAGTCCGAAGCGAACCCGGTCCGTCCTTACATCGACCTCGGCGGCATCAAGGTGCTGCCTCGCGAGGGTCTGAACCTGCGACTGGAGGTCGAGGAGCAGACCAAGCGCATCGTCGCGGTCGGCCTGGACTACGCCGAGTCCACACTGCAGGTGCAGCCGTTCGCGGCCCCGCGCTCCAGCGGACTGTGGGACGAGACGCGTGACCAGATCCGACAGCAGATCCGCCAGCAGGGCGGCCGCGTCGAGGAGCGCGAGGGGCCGCTCGGTCCGGAGCTTCTCGCCGAGGTGCCGGTGGCCGGCCCCGACGGCACGCAGGGCAAGCGCCTCGCGCGGTTCGTCGGCGTCGACGGCCCCCGCTGGTTCCTCCGCGGCGTCATCGGCGGCGCCGCGACCAGTGACGTCGAGGCGGCTGCTCGGGTCGAAGACCTGTTCCGCTCGATCGTCGTGGTCCGCGGCGGCAGCCCCATGCCGCCGCGCGATCTCATCCCGCTGAAGATGCCCGCCGCCCCCGGCACCGCATGAGTACTCCCGCCGAAGACCCGCACGCCGCCGCCACGCCCCGTGAGCCGCGGGAGACCGGACTGGAGCCGCCGGCGCCCGCCACGGCATCCGAGATCCTCGGCCAGGTCCTCGGCGGCGCGGCCCGCAAAGCGGGACTCGACCCGAACGCGCAGAGCCACACCGGTCATGTTGTCTGGGCGGCGATGGGCGGGTGGCGCGGTGTGCTCGAGAGCGTCCTGCCCGGGCTCGCCTTCGTGCTGCTGTTCACCTTCACCCAGAACCTCCTGCTCTCCCTGGTGTGCTCGGTGGGGCTCGCGGCCGCGTTCACCGTGGCCCGGCTGGTGCAGCGTTCCACCCTCAGCGCAGCGCTCGGCGGGCTCATCGCGACGGTCGCGGCCGCTGCGCTCGCGCTGTGGACGGGTCGCGGCCAGGACAACTTCGTCCCGGGCCTCATCACCAACGCCGCATACGGCACGGCGTTCCTCGTCTCCGCCCTCATCGGCTGGTCGCTCATCGGGCTCGCGGTCGGGTTCCTCATGAACGAGGGCACGGCCTGGCGCGCGGACCCCCGCAAGCGACGCGTCTTCTTCTGGCTCGCGATGGCGTGGGCCGCCCTGTTCTTCGCGCGGCTGGCCGTGCAGCTGCCGTTCTACTTCTCCGGCGACGTGACGACGCTCGGCACCGTGAAGCTCGTCATGGGTCTGCCCCTGTTCGCACCGCTCGTCGCCGTCACCTGGCTGGCCGTGCGCGCCGTCTATCCGAAGCCGCAGGCTCCTGCGGAGTCATGATAGATTTATCTTGATATCAAGATAAATTTCCGCGCCGGAACCGGTCTGTCGGGTTAGGCAGACCTCACTAGCCGCAGGCGAGACCGCCGAGGAAGATGGAAGCACGGGCGGCTGCCGATGCAGCGCGTGCGCGCACCGCCGACCCCAGCGCCCGCGGCCCCCAACGAAGGAGTAGAGACGTGTCCACTGTTGACAGCTTCGGAGCCAAGAGCACCCTGACAGTCGGCGGAACCGACTACGAGATCTACCGCATCGACACCGTCGCGGGGTACGAGCGTCTTCCGTTCAGCCTGAAGGTGCTGCTGGAGAACCTGCTGCGCACCGAGGACGGTGCGAACGTCACGAAGGCGCAGATCGAGGCGCTCGGAAACTGGGATGCCGATGCGGAGCCCGACACCGAGATCCAGTTCACGCCCGCGCGCGTCTTGATGCAGGACTTCACCGGCGTCCCCTGCATCGTCGACCTCGCCACCATGCGCGAGGCCGTCACGGCGCTCGGCGGCGACCCGAACAAGATCAACCCGCTCTCGCCCGCCGAGATGGTCATCGACCACTCCGTTATCGCCGATGTCTTCGGTACCGAGAACGCCCTCGAACGCAACGTCGAGATCGAGTACGAGCGCAACGGTGAGCGCTACCAGTTCCTGCGCTGGGGCCAGACCGCCTTCGACGACTTCAAGGTCGTCCCGCCGGGCACCGGCATCGTCCACCAGGTGAACATCGAGCACCTCGCGAAGGTCATCTACGACCGCACCGGCCGCGACGGCGTGCTCCGCGCCTACCCCGACACGTGTGTCGGCACCGACTCGCACACCACGATGGTCAACGGCCTCGGCGTGCTCGGCTGGGGTGTCGGCGGCATCGAGGCCGAGGCCGCGATGCTCGGCCAGCCCGTGTCGATGCTCATCCCGCGCGTCGTCGGTTTCAAGCTGACCGGCACGATCCCGGCGGGCGTCACGGCGACCGACGTCGTGCTCACCATCACCGACATGCTGCGCAAGCACGGGGTCGTCGGCAAGTTCGTGGAGTTCTACGGCAAGGGTGTGGCCTCCGTACCGCTCGCGAACCGCGCCACGATCGGCAACATGAGCCCCGAGTTCGGCTCGACAGCGGC from Microbacterium aurum carries:
- a CDS encoding DNA gyrase/topoisomerase IV subunit A is translated as MAASRTSPIPEDHGRIEDVDVSAEMQDSFLEYAYSVIYSRALPDARDGLKPVQRRILYQMADMGLRPDRGHVKSARVVGEVMGKLHPHGDSAIYDALVRLAQPWALRVPLVDGHGNFGSLDDGPAAARYTEARLAPAALALTENLDEDVVDFIPNYDGQFMQPEVLPAAFPNLLVNGASGIAVGMATNMAPHNLIEVVAAAVHLLENPDATTRELMEFVPGPDLPGGGIIVGLDGIADAYETGRGTFRTRAKVAIESLGPRRTGLVVTELPYMVGAERVIEKIKDAVSSKKLTGIADVNDLTDRNHGLRLVIGIKTGFDPAAVLEQLYRLTPLEDSFGINNVALVDGQPQTLGLKPLLRVYLDHRIQVVTRRSRYRLARKQERLHLVEGLLIAILDIDEVIQVIRGSDDTEQARTKLMSVFDLSEAQAEYILELRLRRLTRFSRIELESERDTLKAEIAHLEELLGSEVLLRAQVARELDAAAETFGTPRRTLLLNGGPVAPRSRSASPADLQIADAPCRVFLSATGRMVRAELSDEGGVVAPTRRAKHDGIRGAVDATTRGDVGAITTAGRLVRFSPVDLPSVPANAVQLAAGIRADQYLGLSGGEHVVAIVPLGDHIVALGTAQGVVKRVATSELPPGKHDVEIVALKPGDRVVGAALAPDGVELVFVAADAQLLRFDAASVRPQGRAAGGMAGIRLAPGTEAIAFTAVPAEADAVVVTIAGSTQAIAGTDAGSAKVSAFDEFPAKGRATGGVRAQRFLKGEDALTLAWVGVHPRALGADGSVRQLPDVGAKRDASGQPLDAVVAAVGTVIA
- a CDS encoding alkaline phosphatase family protein; this translates as MSLSLPVDPPSARSLTGVVPQLIDALTGRPGWFPVARSAIVVLVDGLGRGNLTARSGHARFLTSRMGKKDAARTTFPATTATALTSLLTGTDAGVHGIVGYRARVPGTRTAPNQLKGWETDGLDPLTWQRAQPLLERESAAGRRCFVVSKASYAGTGFTRAIQRGAEFVPGGSPRERLEIAADLASRHPGSLVYVYLPELDTIGHARGWESDGWIAALEGLDAALSSFEDQLDSGTGAVVTADHGMIDVPSHSQVLLRDGDDLLRDVELVAGEPRLLQLYVRDGATRDVAARWHASEDGRSWVLTRDEAIAAGLYGSTVDAEVIPRIGDVLVAARGVVAYYDDRLADKKPQRMIGQHGSLTDQERIVPLIRLGAFAGG
- the sepH gene encoding septation protein SepH produces the protein MEQLRVIGIEEGVLVLATESGDRFALAVDETLRSQLRRVERDSEPRGARPSPRDIQAHIRSGLSAEEVAELLGARLEDVQRFERPVLAEREHIVGQALAVPVLVAGEIDGDAQPTFGVAVRAKLAEAGAVGERWTSWKEESGWVVKLEFTANDVDHDARWSFDPRRSSLAPQNADATQLSRQGSLPEGLIPRLRALDASPLKDSSRFDSGAFGPRRLDVETEAGAPEADIVRPEMRAPVTAAVQDAAIKRAPDHAVTSAETADLLEALRRRRGQREPMPAEEADDRPHSPVALFDALEPGYDEAPADGEADEEPLEDTVISEASRRKGRTSMPSWDEIVFGARTEDGS
- a CDS encoding DUF4193 domain-containing protein, with translation MATDYDAPRKTDDDSESIEALKERVPDKLSASVDVEDADNPSGFELPGADLSDLELDVVVLPPQEDEFTCIECFLVKHRTQIDHETAAGAVCVECA
- a CDS encoding DUF3093 domain-containing protein codes for the protein MHIATAAASPAVHYRERLSPSLWTLLSAAVIAPMVALVFVPLDATVALLAGLAAAALIVTLLVRASPVVSVVGGELRVGRAHIPVSELGEPVGLAAEQARAARGPELSRTAWHLLRGGIDPVVRVPVTDPGDPVTEWVFSTRTPDRVIAAIQRAQRDAGRR
- the dut gene encoding dUTP diphosphatase, which codes for MIESVDVPIIASQVPEYAHPGDAGADLVSAEALRLEPGERALVGTGVRIALPDGYAAFVVPRSGLAAKHGITIVNAPGTVDAGYRGEIKVALLNTDARAAYDIAVGDRIAQMIVMPVPRARFLPVEVLPESPRGEGGFGSTGHQTGVTS
- a CDS encoding DUF3710 domain-containing protein, with the protein product MSDDVTPVGFGDRASTGPFDESEANPVRPYIDLGGIKVLPREGLNLRLEVEEQTKRIVAVGLDYAESTLQVQPFAAPRSSGLWDETRDQIRQQIRQQGGRVEEREGPLGPELLAEVPVAGPDGTQGKRLARFVGVDGPRWFLRGVIGGAATSDVEAAARVEDLFRSIVVVRGGSPMPPRDLIPLKMPAAPGTA
- a CDS encoding DUF3159 domain-containing protein; this translates as MSTPAEDPHAAATPREPRETGLEPPAPATASEILGQVLGGAARKAGLDPNAQSHTGHVVWAAMGGWRGVLESVLPGLAFVLLFTFTQNLLLSLVCSVGLAAAFTVARLVQRSTLSAALGGLIATVAAAALALWTGRGQDNFVPGLITNAAYGTAFLVSALIGWSLIGLAVGFLMNEGTAWRADPRKRRVFFWLAMAWAALFFARLAVQLPFYFSGDVTTLGTVKLVMGLPLFAPLVAVTWLAVRAVYPKPQAPAES